The Desulfovibrio sp. JC022 genomic sequence AGGAAGATGCCCTTGATCAATATTTCATGCGCAACCCGGAAGACTTCTTTTCCCGTCCGGCGGAAAACGCGGTACTCAATCCTTACAACCCGGTAATCATGCAGCGTCATCTGGTCTGCGCCGCAGCGGAACTGACCCTGCGCGACAACGACTACCTGCTTCGCGATGATGAGATTAAAAAAAGAGTCTACGAGCTTGAGAAGGAAGGAATACTCCTGCGCAACAAACGCGGAGACGAAATCTATTCCACCCGCAAACGCCCGCACCGTGAAGTATCCTTGCGCGGAGCCGGATCGACCATGCACATCGAGGACTCCGCCAACGGTGCCACCATCGGCACCATTGATGAAGTTCGGGCATACTCCGAAGCCCACGAAGGCGCGGTCTATATTCATCGCGGTTCTACCTATTGCATCAAGGAACTGGATCTTGGAGCCAAGAAGATCAAAGCCGCCAAGGAACGGGTCGGTTACTACACCCGGGCCCGCAAAAACAAATCCACGGAAATTCTTGAAGTCTACGACCAGAAAAAAGTCTTCGGCATTGTCATGCGTTTCGGCAGGCTGCGGGTAACAGAAGAGGTCACCGGATATGAAAAACGGGCTGTAAGGGGCGGTAAACTGCTCGGGATCGTACCTCTGGACATGCCCCCGGTAGTTTTTGAAACCCAAGGGCTGTGGATGGAAATTTCCCCGGAAATAAAACGTAGGTCTGAAGATGATTTCATTCATTTCATGGGCGGTATTCATGCGGTGGAACATGCGGCCATCGGCATCACTCCGCTGATGGTACTCACCGACCGCAACGATCTCGGCGGTATCTCCACACCCATGCATGAGCAGGTCGATGGTCCGGCGGTTTTTATCTACGACGGCATCCCCGGCGGCGCAGGGCTGACCATGCAGGCTTTTGCACAGGCAGAGGAACTCCTTGAACGAACCCTACAGGTCATTGTAGACTGTGAATGCGAACTTGGCTGCCCCACCTGCGTGCATTCCCCTAAATGCGGTTCCGGCAACAGGCCCATCGACAAAGCAGCGGCAATCTATGTTCTTGAAAATATGGTCAACGGAAAACCACCGGAAAAAATTGAGGATTTACCTATGGTACTGGTCCCCTTCGGCGAAGACGTGAAAAAGGAAAACACATCCAAGGAAATTAAAAATTTCGGCGTGCTCGATGTGGAAACCCGCCGCTCCGCGCAGGATGTGGGCGGCTGGAACAAAGCTGAACGTATGGGCATTTCCATTGCCGTTCTTTATGATTCCACAGAAGACAAATATTTTGAATACGAGGAAGATCAAATCCCGGAAATGATGGAACGGGTCAAAAATCTTGATCTGATCATCGGCTTCAACATTGAACGTTTCGACTACAAGGTCCTTTCCGGTATCCATCCCTTCAACTACAAAGGTTTGCCCACACTGGACCTGCTGCTCAAGGTCCATGAACGACTCGGTTACCGCTTAAAACTCGACAACATTGCCCAAGCGACCCTTGATGCCGCTAAAAGCGCAGACGGTTTACAGGCACTTGAATGGTGGAAGGAAGGACGTCTGGACCTGATCACCGAATATTGCAAGCAGGATGTAGCCGTGACCCGCGATGTCTATCTGTTTGGCAAAGAGAACGGATACGTGCTATTTACTAATAAAGATAAGAAAAAAGTGAGATTACCCGTAGACTGGTAATCAAAGGGCATAGAAAGTGCCAGTTGCAAGGTGCAGATGGTGCTTTATAGGTCCTTTGGAGGTGTTTATGCTCAGAAAGTTGCATATTTTAATCGCTGCCCTGTTCTTAATGCTGCTGACCGCATGTAATCCGCAGGAAGCAACTTTCTACGAGCTCACCTTTGAGCAGGATAAAATCCTGTTTCTGGACACCAATAAGCCTTTCAGCGGTATCTACAGCGAATATTACGACTCAGAACAACGCTTCCCCAAGAGCCGGATCGTAGTCAAAAATGGAGTCATGGACGGCGGGTTCTACCATTACAACCCGGATGGCACACTGCGCGAAAAGGGCACCAACCGGGATGGTAAAATTTACGGCTACCATTCCTTGTATTGGCCCAACGGCAAAATCAAGGAGAAATTCTTCGTTGACCGCGACAGGTCCGGCTATAACTACAAATATTTTGATAACGGCGAACTGCGTGAAATGCGCCACTACAACGCTCAGGCCCAACTTGACGGCAAATCCTTCACCTTCCACCGCAACGGCAGGGTCAAGGACGAGATGAATTACAAGAACGGCAAGCGCGAAGGGTTATTCATCACCAAGGACAAGGCCGGATTTCTGGTCAATGTCTTCGAGTACCGCGACGATGTGTTGCAGGAGCGCGCCCGCGAGCACGACGATCTCTCGGACCACTCCAAATACTCAGCCATGGTGACTATGTATTATAATTTTTAAATAAAAAAAGGGGTGGTGAACCAAGTTCAGCACCCCTTTTAAAATATTTATTTCCCGGTAATCTTATGCTTCTTCAATTTATACTGCAAAAGGCTCTTGGAGATACCGAGCATATCAGCGGCATCAACCTTGACGAAATTTGCAGCTACCAGTGCCCGGCGCACCAGCGTGGCTTCGATCTTATCCAAGGTATCGGCAAGATTGAGCTTTGCGGGCAGTAAATCCACCGCACTTTTGAACTGCGCTTCCTCATCCTTGATCTCGGCAGGCAGGTCTTCGGTATTAATTACCGTACCGGAAGTGAGCACAACGCAACGCTCCACAACGTTCTGCAACTGACGCACATTTCCGGGCCACTCATAGGCGGTCATGTAATCCATAGCAGCCGGAGCAAAGCCGTCAAATTCCTTGTTGTTGTCAGCGGAATAGGTGGCAAGAAAATGATCCACAAGGAACGGGATATCCTCGCGCCGTTCACGCAGAGGCGGCATTTCAATGCTGACTACGTTCAGGCGGTAATAAAGATCTTCGCGGAATTCGCCCTTTTCCACAGCTTCCTTGAGATTTTTGTTTGTAGCGGCAACAATACGGATATCCACCTTGATAGGATCGACCCCGCCTACGCGCTCAATGGTCTTTTCCTGCAACACACGCAACAACTTAACCTGCATGTCATGGGAAATTTCACCAATCTCGTCGAGAAAGAGCGTGCCCTGATCCGCAGCCTCAAAACGTCCACGCTTGAGGGCTACGGCTCCGGTAAAAGAACCTTTTTCATGCCCGAAAAGTTCGCTCTCCAGCACCCCGGCGTTAAAGGCCATGCAGTTCACGGAAACAAAAGGCTTTTCGCAACGCGGGGAAGCCTGATGTATAGCCTGCGCCACCAATTCCTTACCTGTACCGGATTCCCCGGTAACCAGCACGGTGGAGCTGCCCGGAGCGGCTTTGCTGATCATGTCGAAGACCTGCATCATGGGCTTGGAACGACCGATGATATTGCTGGGTGAATAACGGTCCTTGATCTGTTCACGAAGCTGCCTGTTTTCCTGCTGCGCCTTAGCGAACTGGGCTGCCTTGGTCACTGAAAGAAGCAGTTCCTCATTGGCAAAGGGCTTGGTGATATAATCAAAGGCCCCGATTTTCATGGCCTCGACAGCTGATTCAATGGAGCCGAAAGCGGTCATGATGATTACCGGGATGTGCGAAAAATTCTTTTTCACATGTTCCAGCACATCCTGTCCGGTCAGCTTGGGCATCTTCATATCGGTGATGACCATGTCAACTTCCGATTCATCAAGATAGGCCAATCCGGTTTCAGGATCGGAAAGAGCAGTGATGGTGTAACCCTCGTCTGAAAGCAGGGCCTCCAGAATGAGCAGGTAGTTCTGTTCGTCGTCCAGTATGAGAATATTTGCAGGCATTTTCTAGCAGTCTTTCTTTTCAGGTAAAAATATTTCCAAACGCGCCCCGCCTTCGGGATTATTCCCGATACGCAGCTTTCCGTTATGGCTTTCCACAATATTGGCCACAATGGCAAGCCCCAAGCCTGTTCCGTTATCTTTGGTAGTAAAAAATGGATCCTTGGCTTTGTCGATAATTTCAGCAGGAAACCCAGCTCCGGAATCAGAGACGACCACATTAATCCCGCCTTTAACCTCATCAATGGAAACAGCAATATGCCCGTCATTTTCCACCGCCTGCATGGCGTTGCCGATAAGATTGTAAAAGGCACGGTAAAGCAGGTCATCGTCAGCACAGACCTGATGTCCGTGCTTATAATCCCTTCTCAATTCAATCTTGCTTTCCCGGCATTTTGATTCCAGAAACATATAAATTTTGTCCAGCAGATCAGCAGGGTCAAGCCCGTGCATAGCTATTTTGCGCGGCCTCGCATAATCAAGAAAATCACTGACCGTGCGGCTTAGACGCTTAGTTTCTTCATGAATGGCACCCAAAATTTTCACATTAACCGGATCGCTTTCCTTCATCCTTTTGAGCAGCAATTCTGAACTGGAGCGGATAATGCCCAGCGGATTACGGATTTCATGGGCCACCCCGGAAACCATACGCCCGATACTGGCCAGTTTTTCGCTCTGGTTCAATTCTTTCTCAAATTCCTGACGTTCCTGCATACGCTGTTCATTAATAATATCAGCACGGCGGATGATTGCCATGATCGTAGCAAAAAGAATCAGGGCCGAGAAACTGGATGTAAACAGGATCAGCCTCTCAAAATTAATAACCGACTGATAATCTTCGGTAATATCCTGAGTAAGTTCCATCACGCCCATGATCACATTTTCCTCAATGTTCAAACTTTTTTCCGAACGCAAAGGATAAACGATCTTGAGCTGCATTGTCCCGGGACGCATATTAAAATCAAATATGAGGGCCAGTGTGGATTTCTTTTTTATGAATTCATATTTCGGTTCACCGCTATCAAGAACCTCCTTGATAAATTCCCCGGCAAGATCGGTTTTACCAATTTTTTCTGTATCAGTAGAATAGGAAACCGTCAGTTCCGGATCATATACACGAACTTCATTGACCTTGAAGCTATGCACAGTGGAACGCACCACTTGATCCAAGCGATCCATTTGATCTTTATTTTTCAGACCGATACGCCCGAATCCGATAAGGGTAGGTAAAGTAAAACGGCGATAAATCTGGTGGTTCAGGTTTTCAGCCTGCAACAAAGCAAATTCCTTCTGCTTTTCCAGAAGGGTTTCATCAGCATGTTTTGCCAGAAATACAGAAAGTCCCAGACTGCTGGCAATGATGACAATCAGCAAAGTCCACGAAAGAAGCTTAACAAGCTGAAATGATTTAACCTGCAAATCTTGATTATTTTCCAAAGTGCCTCCGGGCAGCTTAATTTATGTTGTTATTACTTATAAGCCTTCGGCAGCAAAAGCAAATCGGCCGCCTTATTAAAAAAGACGACCGATTAAGATTTAATGTAAGTTTTGTAATATTTAAAATTCCTGCTCTTCACGCTTGGTATTCAAAAATGCGTTAAGGCTGTCTTTTTCTTTTTGTAAGCCATCTGCGCCGAGCCGTGCTTTGGCGAGCAGCTTGCCCATCTCAACTGCGGGCTGGTCAATGGGATTGATCTCGATCAGCCAGCCGGTGAAGATGGTCGCAGCCATGAGTAATCCCATAAGCCGTCCAGCAGCTTCCTCGGAATCATCACCCATCTGCATTTCCACCAGCGGGACCTTGTTGGCGGAAAGAGCCATCTTGGTTCCGAGACCTTCAGCATGGATCAGTTCACCAAAGCTTTTACCTTTAAGGTATGCAAAATTGTCCGGGATATCTTCCGGGAAGGACGCACCTTCGGGAAGAGACGGGCAGGTCAGGAACAGGCAACCCTTGTTACGCGGCCCGTCCAGAAACATCTGGTTCACAGAATGCTGATCCGTAGCCCCGATTGCCGGGAGCGGTTGGCTGCCTTTGCCGTCCTTGCCGAGACTTTCCGCCCAGAGCTGGGCAAACCATTGCCCGAAGCAGGCCCACTGCGGAATATAGGAAAAGAAAATCAGTTCATTGTAACCCTCATTCATCAACCCGGAAGCCCAGCAGGCCAGCTTGAATGCGGGGTGGTTATTCAAAGTATCTCCGTTGAGATCAGGGGAGGCCAGAGGTGAGAGCACAGCGGAAGCACCTTCGACCATGGAACGGTAATCAACGCCCATAAACATGGCCGGGAGCAGTCCGACTGCGGAAAGCACGGAATAGCGTCCGCCGAGGAAATCAGGGACTTCGAGGGTACGCACGGAAAATTCATCAGCCTGCTCACGCAGGAATCCTTTTTCCTTATCAGTGACGAACAGGAGGTTGCGGTTCCAGTTGTCACCGAGGTCCTGTTTAAGCTTGTCGCGGACAAGGAAATACTGGCTGATGGTTTCGATTGTTCCGCCGGATTTGGAAACAACCGCAACCAATGTTTTCTCAAGGGGAAGTTTCTGGAGATAAGCGTCAAGGGTCTTGGCGCAGACATTGTCGCCAATCCAAAGCCATGGACCTTCGTGTCCGGGCTGATCCTGCTGTGGAAAAAAAGCTTTCTGCAAGGCCCTTGCGCCGAGGGCGGAACCGCCGATACCCAGCAGAAGCATGTGGTCAAAACTTTTTACGTAATCTTCAAGGCCGTCCAGATCGTGGAGCAAAGAAGCCATGAAAGGCATGGAACAGAAAGGCAGTTTGCCTTCAGCCACTTCTCCGCTGAATCTTGCAGCAATACCTGCTGCGGAATCGCAATGGGATTCAGAGTCAAGTCTTTCGTACCAGCTGTCGGTCCAATCAAGAATATTGGCAGCCATATTCGATCTCCCTTTGTATGGGTTGCAACCTCTCCCGGCAGTTATCACCGGGAGAGGTTGATTTTTTCATGAATCAAATATGACTATCTTTACTTGCTTTTTATTTTCCCATCAACACTTTGCCGATTTTTTCCAATGAATTTTTGAGCACTTCATCATCCACGGCGTAAGAGAAGCGGATGCAGCGGTCATCACCGAAAGCAGAACCGGGTACAAGGGCGACTCCGGCTTCTTCCAGAATCTTGGTACACATGGAAGCGGAATCAGGGGTTTCTTCGGTGAAAAAAGTATCCAGAACCGGGAAGAGGTAGAATGCTCCATCCGGTTTGGGGCAGATTGCGCCGGGCCAGGAAGTAATGATGTCATAGGCAATGTCGCGACGACGCTGGAACTTGACGCACATATCATCAATGAGATCCCACGGGCCTTCAAAAGCTGCCAGAGCTGCTTTCTGAGCCATGGTGTTCACATTAGAAGTGGACTGGCCCTGAATCTTGACCATGGCTTTGACCAGGTCTGCATGGGCAAGGGTGGTTCCAACACGCCAGCCAGTCATGGCGAAACTCTTGGAAAGTGCACCGACGATGGCTACGTCTTCGGGGTTCTTTTCCCAGAAGTTGGCAAGAGTGGAGTAATCAGCAGGCTTGTAAACCAGACGGTCATAAACTTCATCGGAAACAATGAAGATACCCTTGGACTTGGCCCAATTGGCGATCTCATCCAGCTGTGCCTGCGGGTAATGCCCGCCGGTGGGGTTGGAGGGGGTGTTCAGGATAAGCAGTCTGGTTTTAGCGGTACAGGCAGCTTCAAGATCCTTGATCTCGGCCAGAAAACCGGACTCGGCAGTTGTGGGCACTATAACCGGCTTACCTTCAGCCAGCTCGACCATGGCCGGATAGCTGACCCAGTAAGGAGCAGGAATGAGCACTTCATCGCCCGGATCAATCAGGGCCATGAACAGGTTGTACAGAGAATGCTTACCGCCGTTGCTGATGATGGTGTTTTCAGCTTCGGCTTTTGCGCCGTAGAACTTACCATAGTAGTTAGCTACGGCTGTGCGCAGTTCAGGAAGTCCCGGAACTGCTGTGTAACGATGAAAACCGTCATCTACAGCTTTTTTCATGGCTTCACAAACATGCGCCGGAGTAGGGGAATCAGGTTCGCCAACCGCGAGGCTTACGATTTCCTTACCCTGTGCGCGCAGTTCCTGTGCCTTGGCGTTTACTGCCAGAGTTGCTGACGGCTTTGCTCTCATAAGTCTTTCAGAAATTTTCATATCTCTTTCCTGCTGCTTGAGTTATATGTTTATCCACGGCCATTGACGATAATTAAGCACACACCGCAACTAATTATTTCAAACAGTTACGACATTAAATCTGAAGGTACGCCCAAAAAACGCGCAATTGTCAGGAATGTTGCTAAGGTCCATGCTCTATTGGGGAACTTAATTGAAAACAGCAAAAACGTAAATCTCTCTGTGGAAGATATCCCACTTTCCAACTCTGTTTTTTGACCGTTTACCGAAACAGATGCCCGGCAGGCTGCTTAATATAATGTTTTTTGCAAAACTGTCCCACCCCTGCTACAAACCCATTTGAGGAGTTTAATAATATGATTTACAGATTTTTTATTCTGACCACCATCCTGCTCGGCCTTGCTGCCTGTGCACCTGTAATGATGAATGGTGAAGTCACCTCTGATAAAGGTACCGATCTCGGGCCGGTGGAAATGTCCGCTTTCAAACAGCGTGGACTCAAGACTTACGCCGTAAAAGCCCAGCTGCCTGACGAAACCGTCTTCAACGGCGAAATGAAACGCGGTGATAAATCCGTCACCCTGTACAGCCATGACGGAGTCAGCATGAAATGCGACTTTGAACTGAAAGATCCGGCACAGGAATTCGAAGGCGGCGGAACAGGTGCCTGCACCACTTCTGACGGCCAGAAGCTTAAGGTTAAATTCTAGCTATTTTTCACGGTGATTAAATGATCCGGCTTAACCGGCTTTCATACAACTTCGGTTCCAACTGGGCCTTAAAGGATATTTCCCTGCATATTGAAAAAGGGGAATTCATCTTCCTTACCGGACATTCCGGTGCGGGCAAGACCACACTCATGCGTCTGCTTTACGGTGCCCTGCCGCTCACACGCGGACAGGGTTCTGTTGCGGGATATGACTTGCACAATATCAAAGGCGGACAGATTCCCATGTTGCGCCGTGATCTGGGTGTGGTTTTTCAGGATTTCAAAATTCTGCCGAACCGCTCAGTTTACGAAAATGTTTCCCTTGCCCTCACTGTACGCAGCATGCCCAAATCAGTTGTGGATAAACGGGTCCGGGCCATCATCCGAGCCCTTGGCCTTGAAAAAAAGAGCTACTCCAAATGCGGCAGTCTTTCCGGTGGTGAACAGCAGCGGGTGGCAATCGCCCGGGCCATGGTGGTTAATCCCAAATTGATCATTGCTGACGAACCCACCGGAAACCTCGACTTTGAGCTTTCCCTGCACCTGATGGATGTTTTCAAGCAATTCCACACCCACGGCACTACAGTAGTCATGGCTACCCACAGCCGGGAGATCCTGCGCTGCGTTCCGGATGCCAGAATCATACACCTTGAAGACGGACAACTCAGTGAACCTCCGGAATTCCTGACCTCGGAGCTTTGCCCATGTTAGCACTCTTTTTCAGGCTTGTAGGCCGGGGAATCCGCGACATGGGTCTGCACCCATGGGCCAATATCTTCACCCTTGTGGCTGTAACCATGGTTTCCATCATGGCCGGGCTGTTCATGCTCACCCTGCACAACGTCAATCAGGAACTCCTTAAGAGCAAAGGACAGGTTGAAATCCAGATTTTCTGGGCCGCCAACACCCCGGCTGAAGATTACGAAAAACAATGGGCCGACCTCAAAAGGATTGAAGGTCTCAAAGATATCCGTACCTTCACCCCGGAAAATGCCCTCAAGCAGCTTTCCGAAGCCCTCAGCGATACAGACGATTTTTCATGGCTCGGTGAGTCACGCAATCCCCTGCCGCCCACAGCCCTGCTCTCTTTTTCCGTTGAGCCGGGTGTGGAAAACGAACGCTGGGCCGCTGATTTATTACACGACCTTAAAGCACTTCCCTTTGTGGACAAGGTGCATTACAATCCGCTACAGATTGACCTTGCAAGAGGCTGGATCAGCCTGACCCAATCCATAGTCTGGCCCATCATCGGCTTTCTCGGCCTGATCGTTGCACTGGTAGTAGGAAACACCATGCGCCTTTCACTAATGACCCGCAAAGACGAAATAGAAATCCTCTATCTTGTGGGTGCCAAGCAATGGTTCATCCGCCTCCCGCTCTTAACCGGAGGGGCACTGCTCGGACTTATCGGAAGTTCTACAGCCCTTGGCATCCTATACGCTGCCCAGCAATTTTTCGCAGATATCCTGAACTTTCCGCCGCTATTCATGAAACTGACCTTCCTGCCCCCGGAACAATGCCTTATACTTGCAGGAACCGTCACCCTGATCGGAATGCTGAGCAGCTTTGTGGCTGTTAAGAATTAAGATTTATTGCCTCCGGCGGCCCTTCGGGGACCAAAGAACCCTTTTGGAAAAGGGTTCTCTGGACTCTCCTAAAACTTTTATTAGGGCTTCGCCGTTTTCTAGCTTAGATGAGCATTTTCAATATCCAAAGGCCATTCCTCATAAAAGGAAATTTTTCATATTAACCTGCTATCTACTGCAACACAGAGCGATAGCTTATTAAGAAAGTTTGGGATTCTTAAACCCTTTTCAAAGGGTTTAAGCCCTCGGAGAGGCCCCCGGCAGGGCCGTCGGAGACCCGCCGGAGGCATACCAATCAGGAGAGTAATCATTATGAGAAGTAAAAAAATGACTGGAGGGCTGGAGAAGGCCCCGCACCGTTCCCTGCTTTACGCACTGGGCATGTCCAAGGACGAGGTCAACCGTCCGCTGATCGGTATCTGTAACGCGGCCAACGAGATCATTCCCGGCCACGTGCACCTGCACACCATCACCCGCGCGGTAAAAGACGGCGTACGTCTTGCCGGCGGTGTGCCCATGGAATTTCCGGCCATCGGCGTCTGTGACGGTCTGGCCATGAACCACGCGGGCATGCGTTATTCCCTGCCCAGCCGTGAGATCATTGCCGACTCCATTGAGATCATGGCTACTGCGCATCCCTTTGACGCGCTGGTACTCATCCCCAACTGCGATAAAATCGTTCCCGGTATGCTCATGGCTGCCCTGCGCCTGAACATCCCGACCATCGTAATCAGCGGCGGCCCCATGCTCGCAGGACGCAAAGACGGCAAAAAAGTCGACCTCATCACCGTATTCGAAGGCGTAGGTCAGGTTAAGACCGGAAATATGACTGAAGATGAGCTTACCGTACTTGAACAGAGTGCCTGCCCCACCTGCGGTTCCTGTTCCGGTATGTTTACTGCTAACTCCATGAACTGTCTGTCCGAGACCATCGGTCTGGCTCTGCCCGGAAACGGCACCATCCCCGCAGTCATGGCTGAGCGTACCCGCCTTGCCAAGGCTGCGGGTTCCCAGATCATGACTCTGCTCGAAAAAGACATCAAACCGCGCGACATCGTCACTGAGCAGAGTCTCAAGAACGCGGTAAC encodes the following:
- a CDS encoding DEAD/DEAH box helicase, whose protein sequence is MHDQDRIQEYISSLLASPTMGDQVVHHRTMDGTDASYGEPRRPFSPSVNSVLSFRDIEQLYSHQAEATDYARAGRNVVVATPTASGKTLTYNLPVLEQCLRDPDSHALYLFPLKALAQDQLKTFNEMAALLPEHARPEAAIYDGDTSPYRRKKIRDTPPSVILTNPEMLHLSMLPYHERWSPFLAGLTHIVVDEVHTYRGVMGSHMAMVFRRLLRICKYYGANPSFIFSSATVGNPAQLCHDLTGLDVSPITESGAASGKRNYIFFNPVVSPYSAAIQLLKAGLARGLRTIVYTQSRKMTELIAMWVNEKAGEYKDRISAYRAGFLPEERREIEQKMSSGELLAVISTSALELGIDIGGLDLCIMVGYPGSVMATLQRGGRVGRSQRESAVILIGQEDALDQYFMRNPEDFFSRPAENAVLNPYNPVIMQRHLVCAAAELTLRDNDYLLRDDEIKKRVYELEKEGILLRNKRGDEIYSTRKRPHREVSLRGAGSTMHIEDSANGATIGTIDEVRAYSEAHEGAVYIHRGSTYCIKELDLGAKKIKAAKERVGYYTRARKNKSTEILEVYDQKKVFGIVMRFGRLRVTEEVTGYEKRAVRGGKLLGIVPLDMPPVVFETQGLWMEISPEIKRRSEDDFIHFMGGIHAVEHAAIGITPLMVLTDRNDLGGISTPMHEQVDGPAVFIYDGIPGGAGLTMQAFAQAEELLERTLQVIVDCECELGCPTCVHSPKCGSGNRPIDKAAAIYVLENMVNGKPPEKIEDLPMVLVPFGEDVKKENTSKEIKNFGVLDVETRRSAQDVGGWNKAERMGISIAVLYDSTEDKYFEYEEDQIPEMMERVKNLDLIIGFNIERFDYKVLSGIHPFNYKGLPTLDLLLKVHERLGYRLKLDNIAQATLDAAKSADGLQALEWWKEGRLDLITEYCKQDVAVTRDVYLFGKENGYVLFTNKDKKKVRLPVDW
- a CDS encoding sensor histidine kinase — protein: MENNQDLQVKSFQLVKLLSWTLLIVIIASSLGLSVFLAKHADETLLEKQKEFALLQAENLNHQIYRRFTLPTLIGFGRIGLKNKDQMDRLDQVVRSTVHSFKVNEVRVYDPELTVSYSTDTEKIGKTDLAGEFIKEVLDSGEPKYEFIKKKSTLALIFDFNMRPGTMQLKIVYPLRSEKSLNIEENVIMGVMELTQDITEDYQSVINFERLILFTSSFSALILFATIMAIIRRADIINEQRMQERQEFEKELNQSEKLASIGRMVSGVAHEIRNPLGIIRSSSELLLKRMKESDPVNVKILGAIHEETKRLSRTVSDFLDYARPRKIAMHGLDPADLLDKIYMFLESKCRESKIELRRDYKHGHQVCADDDLLYRAFYNLIGNAMQAVENDGHIAVSIDEVKGGINVVVSDSGAGFPAEIIDKAKDPFFTTKDNGTGLGLAIVANIVESHNGKLRIGNNPEGGARLEIFLPEKKDC
- the ftsE gene encoding cell division ATP-binding protein FtsE; amino-acid sequence: MIRLNRLSYNFGSNWALKDISLHIEKGEFIFLTGHSGAGKTTLMRLLYGALPLTRGQGSVAGYDLHNIKGGQIPMLRRDLGVVFQDFKILPNRSVYENVSLALTVRSMPKSVVDKRVRAIIRALGLEKKSYSKCGSLSGGEQQRVAIARAMVVNPKLIIADEPTGNLDFELSLHLMDVFKQFHTHGTTVVMATHSREILRCVPDARIIHLEDGQLSEPPEFLTSELCPC
- a CDS encoding sigma-54 dependent transcriptional regulator codes for the protein MPANILILDDEQNYLLILEALLSDEGYTITALSDPETGLAYLDESEVDMVITDMKMPKLTGQDVLEHVKKNFSHIPVIIMTAFGSIESAVEAMKIGAFDYITKPFANEELLLSVTKAAQFAKAQQENRQLREQIKDRYSPSNIIGRSKPMMQVFDMISKAAPGSSTVLVTGESGTGKELVAQAIHQASPRCEKPFVSVNCMAFNAGVLESELFGHEKGSFTGAVALKRGRFEAADQGTLFLDEIGEISHDMQVKLLRVLQEKTIERVGGVDPIKVDIRIVAATNKNLKEAVEKGEFREDLYYRLNVVSIEMPPLRERREDIPFLVDHFLATYSADNNKEFDGFAPAAMDYMTAYEWPGNVRQLQNVVERCVVLTSGTVINTEDLPAEIKDEEAQFKSAVDLLPAKLNLADTLDKIEATLVRRALVAANFVKVDAADMLGISKSLLQYKLKKHKITGK
- a CDS encoding ABC transporter permease, whose product is MLALFFRLVGRGIRDMGLHPWANIFTLVAVTMVSIMAGLFMLTLHNVNQELLKSKGQVEIQIFWAANTPAEDYEKQWADLKRIEGLKDIRTFTPENALKQLSEALSDTDDFSWLGESRNPLPPTALLSFSVEPGVENERWAADLLHDLKALPFVDKVHYNPLQIDLARGWISLTQSIVWPIIGFLGLIVALVVGNTMRLSLMTRKDEIEILYLVGAKQWFIRLPLLTGGALLGLIGSSTALGILYAAQQFFADILNFPPLFMKLTFLPPEQCLILAGTVTLIGMLSSFVAVKN
- a CDS encoding pyridoxal phosphate-dependent aminotransferase produces the protein MKISERLMRAKPSATLAVNAKAQELRAQGKEIVSLAVGEPDSPTPAHVCEAMKKAVDDGFHRYTAVPGLPELRTAVANYYGKFYGAKAEAENTIISNGGKHSLYNLFMALIDPGDEVLIPAPYWVSYPAMVELAEGKPVIVPTTAESGFLAEIKDLEAACTAKTRLLILNTPSNPTGGHYPQAQLDEIANWAKSKGIFIVSDEVYDRLVYKPADYSTLANFWEKNPEDVAIVGALSKSFAMTGWRVGTTLAHADLVKAMVKIQGQSTSNVNTMAQKAALAAFEGPWDLIDDMCVKFQRRRDIAYDIITSWPGAICPKPDGAFYLFPVLDTFFTEETPDSASMCTKILEEAGVALVPGSAFGDDRCIRFSYAVDDEVLKNSLEKIGKVLMGK
- a CDS encoding glucose-6-phosphate isomerase, with the translated sequence MAANILDWTDSWYERLDSESHCDSAAGIAARFSGEVAEGKLPFCSMPFMASLLHDLDGLEDYVKSFDHMLLLGIGGSALGARALQKAFFPQQDQPGHEGPWLWIGDNVCAKTLDAYLQKLPLEKTLVAVVSKSGGTIETISQYFLVRDKLKQDLGDNWNRNLLFVTDKEKGFLREQADEFSVRTLEVPDFLGGRYSVLSAVGLLPAMFMGVDYRSMVEGASAVLSPLASPDLNGDTLNNHPAFKLACWASGLMNEGYNELIFFSYIPQWACFGQWFAQLWAESLGKDGKGSQPLPAIGATDQHSVNQMFLDGPRNKGCLFLTCPSLPEGASFPEDIPDNFAYLKGKSFGELIHAEGLGTKMALSANKVPLVEMQMGDDSEEAAGRLMGLLMAATIFTGWLIEINPIDQPAVEMGKLLAKARLGADGLQKEKDSLNAFLNTKREEQEF
- a CDS encoding toxin-antitoxin system YwqK family antitoxin yields the protein MLRKLHILIAALFLMLLTACNPQEATFYELTFEQDKILFLDTNKPFSGIYSEYYDSEQRFPKSRIVVKNGVMDGGFYHYNPDGTLREKGTNRDGKIYGYHSLYWPNGKIKEKFFVDRDRSGYNYKYFDNGELREMRHYNAQAQLDGKSFTFHRNGRVKDEMNYKNGKREGLFITKDKAGFLVNVFEYRDDVLQERAREHDDLSDHSKYSAMVTMYYNF